CAACGATATAAACGATAAATTAGTAACATTTTATAAAATTACAAAGGAAAATCCTGAAAAATTGGCATTATTGTTAGCTTTATTGCCTTACGGTAGAAGTTACTATAAGATTGTCAGAGAATTATTGAACAATAATAAGAATTTAGCTGAATTAGAGGCAGCAGCTCTATTATTTTACGGAATAAACTCTTCCTTTTTTGGAGGGTATGCAAGAAAGGGGTTCGCTTTCAGCGTTGAGCCAGGCAAAAATGCTGCAAAAGTGTTTAGGAAGCATGCTAGAGGTATACTAGATCTAGTAGAAAAATGGAAAGACGTTACAATAGAGAACTTAGACTTTCGAGATGTTATAAAGATGTATGATAGTGAGAAGACAATATTTTACCTAGATCCTCCTTATCCAGATAGGGCTGAGGATTATTATGGAATTTCTTTTACAATAGATGACTTAAGGGATATGGCTAAGATACTTACACAAATTAAAGGGAAATTCTTATTGAAAATCGACGATAAGACTTACATCTTTATCCAGGATATTCTTAAAGGAGATAAATACAGGGTCGAAAGGATTGAAAGAGTTTTGAACATGGATAAGAGAAGGGGAGAGAATAGGAGGAAATGGATATTGGTTCTTATATCAAATTTTACTTAAACTCCCCAGTTTAATCAAAGATGACTAAATATTAACATCTGTGAAACTGTAAAGTTTATTATCATTACTGACAATTTGTTCTTATGTATATAGTGATCAATGGTAAGATTAACAATTTTCTTTTTTCTTTAGATGATTATTTGAATAGGAAAAGTTCTCTTATAAGGAGGTTTGAGGACGGAATATTCATTTGGGGGACTAGTAGGCTTTATTCTGTGGAAAAACCAGGGACTAAAGTACTTCTTTATTTAAGTAGAGATGAGGAAAAGGGTTTTGATGGTTGCATAGTGCTGTCAGGTGAAATTGAGGAGACTGGTGAGCTTAAGGAGAAATATTGGCCTGAGGGTGAATGGCCCTATTATATAGTAATTAAGGTTTCCGTAATACCAAAGTCTGTACTTGAAAATAAGGATCCTAAAAGGTGGAAGTGTGTTACGAGGGAAGTGTTGAAGGAGAAGTTTAATTTCAAGCCAATGCCAGGAATTCAGAAATTGGACGATAAGATAGGAGAAGAAATTGAGAAAATACTAGCAAATATAGAAAAAGTCTAGAATATTAAATGAAAAATTAGTATATCTTTACCCTACCTTCTTTCATCATTCTATCTAATTCTTTCTTACCCTCTTCGCTTAATTCATTATATATTTGTTCAAAAATCTCTTTACTAGGAAACGATATGAAGGAGACGTTTACTTGTTTTTTGTCCTTTTTGTTTTCTGTCATCAAATACACTTTCTTCAAGCTAATATATAAATGTTTCTCTCCTAAATAAAATGATATTCTAAGAGAGAATTATATTAATAAGAAAATTACATGGTAAGTTCTTAAGTTCCTTTTAAAAATGCTAAAAAATTAGAATAGCTTTTCACAAGCCTCATCAGTGTAATTAGCTGGATCACTACAAAATTCCCCAAATTTTTCTTGAACTTCGTCTATCATCTCATCGTCTTCTTTTTTGCTCTTTCTTGTTTTATTTGTTCTTTTTGTCATTTTTCTTTCACAAATATAGTTATTACTTTCTAATATTTAAACTTTTCTCTCCTAGATTCTTCTACAATTTAGATAAGAATCTCTCTTAAAATAAAGACAGATTTATAAGGGAAAAAGAAAAATGTTTATTCATGATAATTAAGGAAGAATTGAAGGTCAGGGTAAAGTATAATGTTAAAGTTAATAGTAAGGGAGAGAAGGTTAAGTATCCTTACTATATAGTTACTTTTCCTATAGAGTATTCCGATGTGCTTAAGGAGATAAAAACATTAAAAAATGTCACAATAGTTACCGATGAAGAGAAAATAGAATTAAATAACGTGAAAATGTTTTCTCTAGAATATTACAAAAAAGGAGAAGAAAAGATACCCTATTTTAGTATTTCTATTCCTAAGGAGATAGGAGAAAAGTTAGTAGGTAAGAAAGTTTTAGTAATTGCAGAGATAGAATAAACTCCCCAGTTTACTGAAAAAGTATCAACTCAGTGAAACAAATCCCTAATATGATAACAAAAAGAAATAAAAGCAAGTAAACCCTCAGGGCATGGGCGATTCTGTTTTCCATTGTGAATTGTAATATTTCGTCTGAATTAGACTTATTCAGTGAAGACCACACCAGCCATGAAGTTACGAGAGTGAAGGTGTAAAACGTGAAGCTCTCCTACTCAACGATTAAGGGGAAGGAGACCCAGTTCAAGCTCATAGGGAAGTTACTGGAGGGAGTCGAGATCGTGTGAAGGCATTAAACCACAAACCCATGCTCTGCTCTAAGGCAATCCTCACCTGAAGGACGAGAAGGAGGTCAAATACATGAAGAACTGGAAAACATAGTTGACCTCTTACGGAACCGCTATTTCTTATTAAGACACAATCTGCCAGATTTAGGTTTAATAGTCCGAAAAAAGGAAGAC
The genomic region above belongs to Saccharolobus caldissimus and contains:
- a CDS encoding DNA adenine methylase, whose translation is MKVVCPICGQIGYLISEKRGNYRYNYVIHIYQEDGKIKKKKHYAGKDINELRKEIEKLIDNKNVRKIISYAGGDYYIADELLKRINAACSDRCTFVEVFGGSGYLSQSVDRKKFTNIIYNDINDKLVTFYKITKENPEKLALLLALLPYGRSYYKIVRELLNNNKNLAELEAAALLFYGINSSFFGGYARKGFAFSVEPGKNAAKVFRKHARGILDLVEKWKDVTIENLDFRDVIKMYDSEKTIFYLDPPYPDRAEDYYGISFTIDDLRDMAKILTQIKGKFLLKIDDKTYIFIQDILKGDKYRVERIERVLNMDKRRGENRRKWILVLISNFT